One window of Agromyces rhizosphaerae genomic DNA carries:
- a CDS encoding SRPBCC family protein has protein sequence MTELRADIARTFPVDRERMWALWTEARHLERWMRPSLATYGETRAHVDARAGGRYRFELQGPDGPLAMSGTFVAFEPHERLAYTWQWDGSEEETLVEVAFTDGDDGGTLVQLTHSRFTTAESAARHGEGWHGCLDSMSALIAEQVGAPTD, from the coding sequence ATGACCGAGCTGCGTGCCGACATCGCCCGCACCTTCCCCGTCGACCGGGAGCGCATGTGGGCGCTCTGGACCGAGGCCCGGCACCTCGAACGGTGGATGCGTCCGTCGCTCGCGACGTACGGCGAGACGCGGGCCCACGTCGACGCGCGAGCCGGAGGTCGGTACCGCTTCGAGCTCCAGGGCCCCGACGGGCCGCTCGCGATGTCGGGCACGTTCGTCGCATTCGAACCGCACGAGCGGCTCGCCTACACCTGGCAGTGGGACGGCAGCGAGGAGGAGACCCTCGTCGAGGTCGCCTTCACCGACGGCGACGACGGCGGCACCCTCGTGCAGCTCACGCATTCGCGCTTCACCACGGCCGAGTCGGCCGCGCGCCACGGCGAGGGCTGGCACGGCTGCCTCGACTCGATGTCGGCGCTGATCGCCGAGCAGGTGGGCGCACCGACCGACTGA
- a CDS encoding family 43 glycosylhydrolase produces MIAGSAAAADNEVVVRPDPTYASPEFEGWGTSLIWFANATGGYSDEVREELYRLLFSDEGLRLNIARYNVGGGNAPDVVDYLRPGGAVEGWWAAPEGTTREDTDWWDADDPADWNEDADAAQRWWVERIKGDVTHWEAFSNSPPYFQTVSGYTSGGFDSSADQIQAEKVDEFAAYLVGAVERLEAAHGITVDTIDPLNEPNTPYWGTQLGGDGEPTGGRQEGAHAGPQLQSQVLEALDAELADPGTTTGAVISAMDETNPGTFVTNWNAYPDATRDRIEQLNVHTYGTDGRTMVRDIAKAAGTPLWMSEVGGSWGDSQDFESMESGLGIAERITDDLRELESSAWVFWQPVEDYDNMAPGGEFADGANWGSIQVPFDCTAEDTLESCPVYTNTKYDTVRNFTHWIAPGDTLIGNDDPDTTTALTAEGLVAVHVNDSAAVRDVKMDLSGFADAEGATVTPIVTSADGALVEGAPTAVVDGSATVQVPAESVTTLVFAGVDEVDTTAAPIQDGELYRLQGAQSGLSLAPDADGGLQIATRSSDDEQQWSIAQVAGTGARAQYTVTNAATGDRLSVVDGDLALSAENGDAARWILSTTGNGARTLVNVASGALVDVGGEATTDGSPVGTWQPNGRANQLWQIVDPDAQDPVIARGDNVADDPGVTLSATFTEPGYGVDGLVNGILTDKAWSNWKPDSKNVSDTITLELGREVEISSADVVFYNEFGAYAETLRIEVRNSDGTWTDVTGTVDGPPRDAAGPTSSLWFDPVTTNALRVVLNAYDNTHMVLSEIQVFEPADPSLLLDYDLTLDSGAIVLDRSGNGNDGTPVGDPEWTGTTGLALDGDGDAVELPDDLLAGLGAITVAVDVFVDPGQASPYFVWGLGNEPGTDPSANGMLFLGGEGLRIGLTPTRWDGEQVIAPEPGRSLERGVWTSLVYTQDGATGTLYQDGEQIAQRTDLVIVPGDIGAGTTVKNLLGDSNYDGDPSLFGNLRSFSVYDRPLSADEVVEISLADELRVSQDAAEVDLGDTGEVTGDLELPTVGTWGSAISWSSSDGSVVAADGTVTRPASGSPDATVTMTATISSGDVRAVRNFEVTVLADATDEQLAQDAADAISLVDPHDVRGNIWLPESGARGAVITWESSDTGIVTADGIVQRPAGGDAVVAMTATVAVGEATAQRTIDLTVRAAFELEEFTGYAFSYFTGNSIPGEKIYFAASEGNNALYWQGLNNGAPVLESTEGTRGLRDPFLIRSPEGDRFFLIATDLSIGRNGDWGEAQRNGSQYLEIWESTDLVNWSEQRHVKVSPDNAGNTWAPEAYWDEANEEFIVFWASKLYATDDRTGDTYNQMLYATTRDFVHFSEAQPWQDYGVSRIDTTIIQDGEWYHRFTKDEGAGTTGCSDIIQEKSTDLTSPDAADWELVASCIGRDAGTGAVEGATGFHANPNDTSEFDTYLFVDEYGGRGYVPLGTSDLDDPNWAIPSDYDLPANPRHGTVLPVTQAEHDLLLAELASEVAEPLPSTQDGLVWEYPMDETDGTVVADASGNGNDAALAGDATFTGDAVALDGSDAWIDLPDDAMAGLEEITFSMDVNIAVDQPAPYFIWGMGNTTDNLGDGYLFTTGNGYRSSITTTNWVGEQTVGAGSDLPREQWVTITYTLGSDDVARIYRDGILVGENVDVTVDPGDIGSGFTTENFIGRSVYPGDNLLRGSVRNVLMYDRALSGVEVAEIATDGTGILGVELDTLKTEAIIDPEAGTVVLPVEPGTDLTGLAPAYVVVPDAEVSPAGPTDYSNPVQVTVIAPGGASRVWTVEAIEMKSPVLPGLYADPNIAQFGDTFYLYATSDGYPGWSGSEFFVWKSDDLVDWTRSDEPFLTLDGANGDVPWATGSAWAPTIIEREGKYYFYFSGHNPTYDRKTIGVAVADSPEGPFTAQPEAMILNNEAVTSGQAIDPAAFMDPETGKYYLFWGNGAPVYAELADDMTSLVPGTISAMQGLDDYREGTFVNYREGTYHLTYSIDDTGSPNYRVGYATAPSVDGPWTSRGVILEKDTSMGILGTGHNSVLNVAGTDDWYIAYHRFAIPNGDGTHRETTIDRLSIGEDGLFQPVTPTLSSIEPVATVPPMALSIDPAEADGDAGWHVSPVTVTATTDGDATIEFSIDDADWAADDDGVLVVDSDGEHTVDTRATRYGLTSETTSVSFKLDTGAPQIGIDGIDGGAVVGSSEQVELRATGSDATSGMSTLVLSIDGEEVDAGVAETSALLSAWEWTLGEHTVTVVAVDVAGNTATTTFTFTISTTLHDVSALLERFEDELERGQFTSLSRLVDAAERQLAKGNGEAVRDLLAEAQLKAEEITDEALRAVLLTNLGALLDD; encoded by the coding sequence GTGATCGCCGGATCGGCTGCGGCCGCCGACAACGAGGTGGTCGTCCGACCCGATCCCACCTACGCGAGCCCCGAGTTCGAAGGGTGGGGCACCAGCTTGATCTGGTTCGCGAACGCCACCGGCGGGTACTCCGACGAGGTGCGTGAGGAGCTCTACCGCCTGCTGTTCTCCGACGAGGGCCTGCGACTGAACATCGCCCGCTACAACGTGGGCGGTGGAAACGCCCCCGATGTCGTCGACTACCTTCGCCCCGGCGGCGCGGTCGAGGGCTGGTGGGCCGCCCCGGAGGGCACCACCAGGGAGGACACCGACTGGTGGGACGCCGACGATCCGGCCGACTGGAACGAGGACGCCGACGCCGCCCAACGCTGGTGGGTCGAGCGCATCAAGGGTGATGTCACGCACTGGGAGGCGTTCAGCAACTCACCGCCGTACTTCCAGACGGTGAGCGGATACACCTCGGGCGGATTCGACTCGTCGGCCGACCAGATCCAGGCGGAGAAGGTCGACGAGTTCGCGGCCTATCTCGTCGGGGCGGTGGAACGACTGGAGGCGGCCCACGGAATCACCGTGGACACGATCGACCCGCTCAACGAGCCCAACACGCCCTACTGGGGCACGCAGCTGGGTGGTGATGGTGAGCCGACCGGCGGCCGTCAGGAAGGCGCGCACGCCGGCCCCCAGCTCCAGTCGCAGGTGCTGGAGGCATTGGACGCCGAACTGGCCGACCCGGGGACGACCACCGGTGCAGTGATCTCCGCGATGGACGAGACGAATCCCGGTACCTTCGTCACCAACTGGAACGCATACCCGGATGCCACCAGGGACCGCATCGAGCAGTTGAACGTGCACACGTACGGCACTGATGGCCGCACGATGGTGCGCGACATCGCCAAGGCGGCCGGCACGCCGCTGTGGATGAGCGAGGTCGGAGGTTCATGGGGTGACTCGCAGGACTTCGAGTCGATGGAGTCCGGTCTCGGCATCGCCGAGCGCATCACGGACGATCTTCGCGAACTGGAGTCGAGCGCCTGGGTGTTCTGGCAGCCGGTGGAGGACTACGACAACATGGCACCCGGCGGGGAATTCGCCGACGGCGCCAACTGGGGCAGCATCCAGGTGCCCTTCGACTGCACCGCCGAGGACACGCTCGAGTCGTGCCCGGTCTACACCAACACCAAGTACGACACCGTGCGCAACTTCACCCACTGGATCGCGCCCGGTGACACGCTGATCGGCAACGACGACCCCGACACCACCACCGCGCTGACCGCCGAAGGGCTGGTCGCCGTCCACGTGAACGACAGCGCCGCGGTGCGCGACGTGAAGATGGACCTGTCCGGCTTCGCGGATGCCGAGGGCGCCACGGTCACGCCGATCGTGACCAGCGCGGACGGCGCCCTGGTCGAGGGCGCCCCGACCGCGGTGGTCGACGGCAGCGCGACCGTCCAGGTTCCGGCCGAGTCGGTCACGACGCTCGTGTTCGCCGGCGTCGACGAGGTCGACACCACGGCCGCACCCATCCAGGACGGCGAACTCTATCGGCTCCAGGGGGCGCAGTCCGGCCTGTCGCTGGCTCCCGACGCCGACGGCGGACTGCAGATCGCGACCAGGAGCAGCGATGACGAGCAGCAGTGGAGCATCGCGCAGGTGGCCGGCACCGGAGCTCGCGCGCAGTACACGGTGACCAACGCGGCGACCGGCGACCGCCTCTCCGTCGTGGACGGCGATCTCGCCCTGTCCGCCGAGAACGGTGACGCCGCCCGGTGGATCCTGTCGACCACGGGCAACGGCGCACGCACGCTGGTCAACGTGGCCAGCGGCGCCCTCGTGGACGTCGGCGGGGAGGCCACGACGGACGGATCCCCGGTCGGCACGTGGCAGCCCAACGGCCGGGCCAACCAGCTCTGGCAGATCGTGGACCCCGACGCGCAGGACCCCGTCATCGCGCGCGGCGACAACGTCGCCGATGACCCCGGGGTGACCCTGTCTGCGACCTTCACGGAGCCCGGGTACGGGGTCGACGGACTCGTCAACGGCATCCTCACCGACAAGGCCTGGAGCAACTGGAAGCCGGACTCGAAGAACGTCAGTGACACCATCACGCTCGAGCTGGGTCGCGAGGTCGAGATCTCCTCGGCCGACGTGGTCTTCTACAACGAGTTCGGCGCCTACGCGGAGACCCTGCGCATCGAGGTGCGCAACTCGGACGGGACGTGGACGGACGTCACGGGAACGGTGGACGGCCCGCCCCGTGACGCCGCCGGCCCGACCTCGTCGCTCTGGTTCGACCCGGTGACCACGAACGCGCTGCGGGTCGTCCTCAACGCCTACGACAACACCCACATGGTGCTGAGCGAGATCCAGGTGTTCGAGCCCGCCGACCCCAGCCTGCTGCTCGACTACGACCTGACCCTGGACTCCGGGGCGATCGTGCTCGACCGGTCCGGCAACGGCAACGACGGCACCCCCGTCGGCGACCCCGAGTGGACCGGCACGACCGGGCTGGCACTGGACGGCGACGGCGACGCAGTCGAGCTGCCGGACGACCTCCTCGCAGGCCTCGGCGCCATCACGGTGGCGGTCGACGTCTTCGTGGACCCGGGCCAGGCTTCGCCGTACTTCGTGTGGGGCCTGGGTAACGAGCCCGGGACGGACCCGAGTGCCAACGGCATGCTCTTCCTCGGCGGCGAAGGGCTGCGGATCGGGCTCACGCCCACTCGCTGGGACGGCGAGCAGGTGATCGCACCCGAGCCGGGCCGCAGCCTGGAGCGCGGTGTCTGGACCTCCCTCGTGTACACCCAGGACGGTGCCACCGGCACGCTCTACCAGGACGGCGAGCAGATCGCCCAGCGCACGGACCTCGTGATCGTGCCGGGTGACATCGGAGCCGGAACGACCGTCAAGAACCTGCTGGGCGACTCCAACTACGACGGTGACCCGAGCCTGTTCGGCAACCTGCGGTCGTTCTCTGTCTACGATCGTCCGCTCTCGGCCGACGAGGTCGTGGAGATCTCGCTCGCGGATGAACTGCGCGTGAGTCAGGATGCCGCAGAGGTCGACCTCGGTGACACCGGCGAGGTCACCGGCGATCTCGAGCTGCCGACGGTCGGCACCTGGGGCTCCGCCATCTCCTGGAGCTCGAGCGACGGCTCGGTCGTCGCGGCAGACGGCACCGTGACGCGTCCCGCGAGCGGCTCGCCGGACGCGACCGTGACGATGACCGCGACCATCTCCTCGGGCGACGTCCGAGCGGTGCGGAACTTCGAGGTGACGGTGCTCGCCGACGCCACCGACGAGCAGCTCGCACAGGACGCGGCCGACGCGATCTCCCTGGTGGACCCGCACGACGTGCGTGGCAACATCTGGCTCCCGGAGTCCGGTGCACGAGGCGCCGTCATCACCTGGGAGTCCTCCGACACCGGCATCGTCACGGCGGACGGCATCGTGCAGCGTCCGGCAGGCGGCGACGCCGTCGTCGCGATGACCGCGACCGTCGCCGTGGGCGAGGCGACCGCACAGCGGACCATCGACCTGACGGTTCGGGCGGCCTTCGAGCTCGAGGAGTTCACCGGTTACGCGTTCAGCTACTTCACGGGCAACAGCATCCCCGGCGAGAAGATCTACTTCGCCGCGAGTGAGGGCAACAACGCGCTGTACTGGCAGGGTCTGAACAACGGGGCTCCGGTCCTCGAGTCGACCGAGGGCACCCGTGGCCTCCGCGACCCGTTCCTCATCCGTTCGCCCGAGGGCGACCGCTTCTTCCTGATCGCCACCGACCTCTCGATCGGCCGCAACGGCGACTGGGGAGAGGCGCAGCGCAACGGCAGCCAGTACCTGGAGATCTGGGAGTCCACCGACCTCGTCAACTGGTCGGAGCAGCGCCACGTGAAGGTCTCGCCCGACAACGCCGGCAACACCTGGGCGCCGGAGGCCTACTGGGACGAGGCGAACGAGGAGTTCATCGTCTTCTGGGCATCCAAGCTGTATGCGACCGACGACCGGACCGGTGACACCTACAACCAGATGCTGTACGCCACGACGCGTGACTTCGTGCACTTCAGCGAGGCGCAGCCCTGGCAGGACTACGGCGTGTCACGCATCGACACGACGATCATCCAGGACGGCGAGTGGTACCACCGCTTCACCAAGGACGAGGGTGCCGGCACCACGGGGTGCTCCGACATCATCCAGGAGAAGTCGACCGACCTCACGTCGCCCGACGCTGCGGACTGGGAGCTCGTGGCGAGTTGCATCGGCCGTGATGCCGGCACCGGCGCCGTGGAGGGTGCCACCGGGTTCCACGCCAACCCGAACGACACGTCGGAGTTCGACACCTACCTGTTCGTCGACGAGTACGGCGGTCGCGGCTACGTGCCCCTGGGCACGAGCGATCTGGACGACCCGAACTGGGCGATCCCGAGCGACTACGACCTGCCCGCCAACCCGCGGCACGGGACGGTGCTGCCGGTGACCCAGGCCGAGCACGACCTGCTTCTCGCGGAGCTGGCGTCCGAGGTGGCCGAGCCGCTGCCCAGCACCCAGGACGGCTTGGTCTGGGAGTACCCGATGGACGAGACCGACGGCACCGTCGTGGCGGATGCATCGGGCAACGGCAACGATGCGGCACTCGCCGGCGATGCGACCTTCACCGGCGACGCCGTCGCCCTCGACGGGAGCGACGCCTGGATCGACCTGCCGGACGATGCGATGGCCGGCCTGGAGGAGATCACCTTCTCGATGGACGTGAACATCGCGGTCGACCAGCCCGCGCCCTACTTCATCTGGGGCATGGGCAACACCACCGACAACCTGGGCGACGGGTACCTCTTCACCACCGGAAACGGATACCGGTCGTCGATCACCACGACGAACTGGGTGGGGGAGCAGACCGTCGGCGCCGGGTCGGATCTGCCGCGGGAGCAGTGGGTGACCATCACCTACACGCTCGGCTCCGACGACGTCGCGCGAATCTACCGGGATGGCATCCTGGTGGGCGAGAACGTCGATGTCACCGTCGACCCCGGCGACATCGGGAGTGGATTCACGACCGAGAACTTCATCGGTCGGTCGGTGTATCCCGGTGACAACCTGCTCCGCGGGTCTGTTCGGAACGTCCTCATGTACGACCGCGCGCTGAGCGGGGTCGAGGTGGCCGAGATCGCCACCGACGGCACCGGGATCCTGGGCGTCGAGCTCGACACGCTCAAGACGGAGGCGATCATCGACCCGGAGGCGGGCACCGTCGTGCTCCCGGTCGAGCCGGGCACCGACCTGACCGGGCTGGCACCGGCCTACGTCGTCGTCCCGGATGCGGAGGTGTCGCCTGCGGGACCGACGGACTACTCGAACCCGGTCCAGGTGACGGTGATCGCGCCGGGTGGCGCCAGCCGCGTCTGGACGGTCGAGGCGATCGAGATGAAGTCCCCCGTGCTGCCGGGCCTGTACGCAGACCCGAACATCGCGCAGTTCGGCGACACGTTCTACCTCTACGCCACCTCGGACGGTTACCCCGGCTGGAGCGGCAGTGAGTTCTTCGTGTGGAAGTCGGACGACCTGGTCGACTGGACGCGCTCGGACGAGCCGTTCCTGACGCTCGACGGCGCGAACGGCGACGTGCCGTGGGCCACCGGCAGCGCCTGGGCGCCGACGATCATCGAGCGGGAGGGGAAGTACTACTTCTACTTCAGTGGTCACAACCCGACGTACGACCGCAAGACGATCGGTGTCGCGGTCGCGGACAGCCCCGAGGGGCCGTTCACGGCACAGCCCGAGGCGATGATCCTCAACAACGAGGCGGTCACCAGTGGTCAGGCGATCGACCCGGCGGCGTTCATGGATCCCGAGACGGGGAAGTACTACCTGTTCTGGGGCAACGGTGCACCGGTCTACGCCGAGTTGGCGGACGACATGACGTCGCTGGTCCCGGGCACGATCTCGGCGATGCAGGGACTGGACGACTACCGCGAGGGAACCTTCGTCAACTACCGGGAGGGTACGTACCACCTGACCTACTCGATCGACGACACCGGCTCGCCGAACTACCGCGTCGGCTACGCGACCGCGCCGAGCGTGGACGGTCCGTGGACCTCTCGGGGTGTGATCCTCGAGAAGGACACCTCGATGGGCATCCTGGGAACCGGTCACAACTCGGTCCTGAACGTGGCGGGCACGGACGACTGGTACATCGCCTACCACCGGTTCGCGATCCCGAACGGCGACGGCACGCATCGCGAGACGACGATCGACCGGCTGTCGATCGGCGAAGACGGGCTGTTCCAGCCGGTGACGCCGACGCTGTCGAGCATCGAGCCCGTCGCGACGGTTCCCCCGATGGCGCTCTCGATCGACCCGGCCGAGGCCGACGGCGACGCAGGATGGCACGTCTCGCCGGTCACGGTGACCGCCACCACCGACGGGGACGCGACGATCGAGTTCTCCATCGACGACGCCGACTGGGCGGCGGACGACGACGGCGTGCTGGTGGTCGACTCCGACGGCGAGCACACGGTCGACACCCGCGCGACCCGGTACGGGCTCACCTCGGAGACGACCTCGGTCTCGTTCAAGCTCGACACCGGTGCACCGCAGATCGGCATCGACGGCATCGACGGCGGAGCCGTTGTGGGCTCGTCGGAGCAGGTCGAGCTCCGCGCGACGGGCTCGGATGCGACGTCGGGCATGTCGACGCTCGTGCTGTCGATCGACGGCGAGGAGGTCGACGCCGGAGTGGCCGAGACCTCGGCCCTGCTGTCGGCGTGGGAGTGGACGCTGGGCGAGCACACGGTCACCGTCGTCGCCGTCGACGTGGCGGGCAACACCGCCACGACGACGTTCACGTTCACGATCTCGACCACGCTCCACGACGTGTCGGCGTTGCTGGAACGCTTCGAGGACGAGCTGGAGCGCGGTCAGTTCACGTCGCTGAGCAGGCTGGTCGACGCTGCCGAGCGTCAGCTGGCGAAGGGCAACGGCGAGGCCGTGCGCGACCTGTTGGCCGAGGCGCAGCTGAAGGCGGAGGAGATCACGGACGAGGCGCTCCGTGCGGTGCTGCTCACCAACCTGGGGGCGCTGCTGGACGACTGA
- a CDS encoding ArsR/SmtB family transcription factor, protein MVYGSRVGDGTPGAAATGASDGAPVGGASVDDRLDAVFAALAHPARRELVRTLARADAPLTMGRAAAAHGLSPQLLNKHAAALERAGVVRRVPRGREKLLVLDAASLAAAQQWIGDARAFWERRFDALDQYIADLEDEPA, encoded by the coding sequence ATGGTTTATGGTTCGAGGGTGGGCGACGGCACGCCAGGTGCTGCCGCGACCGGCGCGTCCGATGGTGCGCCGGTCGGCGGGGCATCCGTCGACGACCGACTCGACGCGGTCTTCGCCGCGCTCGCGCACCCCGCGCGCCGCGAACTCGTGCGGACCCTCGCGCGCGCCGACGCCCCGCTCACGATGGGGCGCGCGGCTGCCGCCCACGGGCTCTCGCCGCAGCTGCTCAACAAGCACGCCGCCGCGCTCGAACGGGCCGGTGTCGTGCGACGCGTGCCGCGCGGGCGCGAGAAGCTGCTCGTGCTCGATGCCGCATCCCTGGCCGCAGCGCAGCAGTGGATCGGCGACGCGCGCGCGTTCTGGGAGCGGCGCTTCGACGCCCTGGACCAGTACATCGCCGACCTGGAGGACGAACCCGCATGA
- the prpB gene encoding methylisocitrate lyase: protein MLYAQTSPAEKRRLFRERLASGELLRFPGAFNPLSARLIERKGFDGVYISGAVLSADLGLPDIGLTTLTEVAGRAKQIARMTELPAIVDADTGFGEPMNVARTVQEMEDAGLAALHIEDQVNPKRCGHLDGKQVVDEHTALQRIRAAADARRDENFLIMARTDIRAVEGFEASVDRAKALVDAGADAIFPEAMASLEEFAAMRAAVDVPLLANMTEFGKGELHTAQQLADVGMNIVIWPVSLLRLAMGAAEAGLDELEASGNLVGKLDDMQHRAELYDLIDYEGYNRFDSSVFNFRVAR from the coding sequence ATGCTCTACGCACAGACCTCGCCCGCCGAGAAGCGCCGCCTGTTCCGGGAACGACTCGCCTCGGGTGAGTTGCTCCGCTTCCCGGGCGCGTTCAACCCGCTGAGCGCCCGGCTCATCGAGCGCAAGGGCTTCGACGGGGTGTACATCTCGGGTGCCGTGCTCTCCGCAGACCTCGGCCTGCCCGACATCGGCCTCACGACGCTCACCGAGGTCGCGGGCCGCGCGAAGCAGATCGCGCGAATGACCGAGCTGCCCGCGATCGTCGACGCCGACACCGGGTTCGGCGAGCCGATGAACGTCGCCCGCACGGTGCAGGAGATGGAGGACGCGGGTCTCGCGGCCCTCCACATCGAGGATCAGGTCAACCCGAAGCGCTGCGGCCACCTCGACGGCAAGCAGGTCGTCGACGAGCACACCGCGCTCCAGCGCATCCGCGCCGCCGCCGACGCCCGGCGCGACGAGAACTTCCTCATCATGGCGCGCACCGACATCCGCGCGGTCGAGGGCTTCGAGGCATCCGTCGACCGTGCGAAGGCGCTCGTCGACGCCGGCGCCGACGCGATCTTTCCCGAGGCGATGGCCTCGCTCGAGGAGTTCGCCGCCATGCGCGCCGCGGTCGACGTGCCGCTGCTGGCGAACATGACCGAGTTCGGCAAGGGCGAGCTGCACACCGCGCAGCAGCTCGCCGACGTCGGCATGAACATCGTGATCTGGCCGGTCTCGCTGCTGCGCCTCGCGATGGGCGCCGCCGAAGCGGGACTCGACGAGCTCGAGGCATCCGGCAACCTCGTCGGCAAGCTCGACGACATGCAGCACCGTGCCGAGCTGTACGACCTCATCGACTACGAGGGGTACAACCGGTTCGACTCGTCGGTCTTCAACTTCCGCGTCGCGCGCTGA
- a CDS encoding MmgE/PrpD family protein: MKTHHLRTHRSDENLAREGQLAWQLAGLAIDPVEVEAEVSDMVVNRVIDNAAVAAASLTRAPVVSARSQALSHPVSIGGDGATVFGADAARRTSPEWAAWANGVAVRELDYHDTFLAADYSHPGDNIPPILAVAQHLAARRGITGRDVVRAITTAYEVQVDLVKAISLHKHKIDHVAHLGPSAAAGIGTLLGLDQETIFQAIGQALHTTTATRQSRKGEISTWKAHAPAFAGKMAIEAVDRAMRGQTSPVPIWEGEDGVIAWLLDGPDASYEVPLPDLGEPKRAILDTYTKEHSAEYQAQAWIDLARKLHREYPLLLDDPMRVESIVLETSHHTHYVIGSGANDPQKYDPRASRETLDHSIPYIFAVALQDGAWHHVDSYAPERAGRPDTIELWRKITTVEDPEWTRRYHSLDISEKAFGGRVVITLADGGEITDEIAVADAHPLGARPFGRDDYVQKFRTLAERALEASEVDRFLDLAVRLPELAPDELGALTFTAAPGLLTQVETPEGLF, translated from the coding sequence GTGAAGACCCACCACCTGCGCACCCACCGAAGCGACGAGAACCTGGCCCGCGAGGGCCAGCTCGCCTGGCAGCTCGCCGGCCTCGCGATCGACCCGGTCGAGGTCGAGGCCGAGGTCTCCGACATGGTCGTGAACCGCGTGATCGACAACGCGGCGGTCGCGGCGGCGTCGCTCACGCGCGCGCCCGTGGTCTCCGCGCGCAGCCAGGCCCTGTCGCATCCGGTCTCCATCGGCGGCGACGGCGCCACCGTCTTCGGGGCCGACGCCGCCCGGCGCACCTCGCCCGAGTGGGCCGCCTGGGCCAATGGCGTCGCCGTGCGCGAGCTCGACTACCACGACACGTTCCTCGCCGCCGACTACTCGCACCCGGGCGACAACATCCCGCCGATCCTCGCGGTCGCCCAGCACCTCGCCGCGCGCCGGGGCATCACCGGCCGCGACGTCGTGCGCGCAATCACGACCGCGTACGAGGTGCAGGTCGACCTCGTGAAGGCGATCTCGCTGCACAAGCACAAGATCGACCACGTCGCCCACCTCGGGCCGTCGGCGGCCGCCGGCATCGGCACCCTGCTCGGGCTCGACCAGGAGACCATCTTCCAGGCGATCGGTCAGGCGCTGCACACGACCACCGCGACCCGCCAGTCGCGCAAGGGCGAGATCTCGACGTGGAAGGCGCACGCGCCGGCCTTCGCCGGGAAGATGGCGATCGAGGCGGTCGACCGCGCGATGCGCGGCCAGACCAGCCCGGTGCCGATCTGGGAGGGCGAGGACGGCGTCATCGCGTGGCTCCTCGACGGACCCGACGCCTCGTACGAGGTGCCGCTGCCCGACCTCGGCGAGCCCAAGCGCGCAATCCTCGACACGTACACGAAGGAGCACTCGGCCGAGTACCAGGCGCAGGCGTGGATCGACCTCGCCCGCAAGCTGCACCGCGAGTACCCGCTGCTGCTCGACGACCCGATGCGCGTCGAGTCGATCGTGCTCGAGACGTCGCATCACACGCACTACGTGATCGGGTCGGGCGCGAACGACCCGCAGAAGTACGACCCGCGCGCCTCGCGCGAGACGCTCGACCACTCGATCCCCTACATCTTCGCGGTCGCCCTGCAGGACGGCGCCTGGCACCACGTCGACTCGTACGCGCCCGAGCGCGCGGGCCGCCCCGACACGATCGAGCTCTGGCGCAAGATCACGACCGTCGAGGACCCGGAGTGGACCCGCCGCTACCACTCGCTCGACATCTCGGAGAAGGCGTTCGGCGGCCGCGTGGTCATCACGCTCGCCGACGGCGGCGAGATCACCGACGAGATCGCGGTGGCCGACGCGCACCCGCTCGGCGCACGGCCGTTCGGGCGCGACGACTACGTGCAGAAGTTCCGCACCCTGGCGGAGCGTGCGCTCGAGGCATCCGAGGTCGACCGCTTCCTCGACCTGGCGGTGCGCCTGCCCGAGCTCGCGCCCGACGAGCTCGGCGCGCTCACCTTCACCGCCGCGCCCGGACTCCTCACCCAGGTCGAGACCCCCGAGGGCCTCTTCTAG